The Tepidisphaeraceae bacterium genomic sequence TTTCGACGGTATCGATACCGTCGATAAGGCCCATCTTTAAGGCGTCACTGGCAACCCAAACTTGGCCCGTTGCGACGTTCAATGCATCGCCTTCACTCATTCCCCGCCCCGTCGCCACGGCCTCGACAAACAGCGTGTACACGTTGTCAATCGTTCTTTGCACGTCGGCAAGCTGCTCATCACTGATCGGCAGTCCCTCGACGCCCGTACCCTTTTGGCTACCAGCCTTGACGAGCTTCGGCACGATCCCGGCCTTTTCGTACAGCGTGCTCGTGTCGTACATCACGGTGTACACGCCGATACTGCCGACGAACGCCGTGCGGTTCGCAAACACTTGGCCGGCCTGCGATGCCACCCAATAGGCTGCACTCGCACCAAGGTCAGAGATATATGCCGTCACCGGCTTTCGCTTGTTCGCCGCTGCAACGGCCTGAGCCAGTTGATCGGTGCCGCTGACCTCACCCCCCGGTGAGTCCACATAGATACAAATAGCCTTCACCGACTCGTCGTCCAAAGCGGTCGAAAGATTTTTCAGCAACTCGGTCGTAGCGGTGCCACCAAAGTATTCGAGGTAGATGTCGTCATACTTGGCGACGAGTCCCACGAGGGTCATTACGGCAACGCCGCCGATGACCTGATAAGGCTCACGCTCCTGCGGTTCGGCCTGTGCCTGTTGTGGTAGCTCTGCCTCAGCCATCGCCATGAGTGCCGGCTCGTGCATCGCCCATAGGCTGCCGTTAATCAATTTGTTCACGCTGCCTCCCCTCGTTGGTCGAGCGTCTGCATGGCAGCGCTGTGATATATCGGGATGCCACCGGCACGCAGGGCGTCGAGTTCGGCCTTACGCTGCGTCACCATCTCATCCCAATCCTTACCCTGACTCG encodes the following:
- a CDS encoding S49 family peptidase, which codes for MNKLINGSLWAMHEPALMAMAEAELPQQAQAEPQEREPYQVIGGVAVMTLVGLVAKYDDIYLEYFGGTATTELLKNLSTALDDESVKAICIYVDSPGGEVSGTDQLAQAVAAANKRKPVTAYISDLGASAAYWVASQAGQVFANRTAFVGSIGVYTVMYDTSTLYEKAGIVPKLVKAGSQKGTGVEGLPISDEQLADVQRTIDNVYTLFVEAVATGRGMSEGDALNVATGQVWVASDALKMGLIDGIDTVENVIRKLSGNDVKEIIKMPENELTSDELAKAKASVEVEVAVTVEDDEHDDEDEKENEDQEAEQDEDDEAKASIETKIKAAATDAYAEAQRHEQERFKALVSLCKDRPSFAVEQYIKGHDLGKATAEYAALLKNENDSLRGGVSVGAEPVAIAPKRDGVASTREEFEREWDASTELQKQFGSKANYASYKLYELNK